The nucleotide sequence CTATTGAAAGTAATAATACATACATTCTAAATAGTAATAATCCTGGATACGGAGCGGGAGCAGATGTTGTAGACTTTAATAGTAATACCATTGAGAGAAGTAAAACCACTGCAACCTACACTGGTGAAATGACGATTACAAAATTTGATGTACAAAACGAAATTGTTTCAGGTACTTTTTGGTTTGATATACAAAACCCTTGGACGGGCGAAAAAATAGAAATTCGCGACGGGCGTTTCGATACCCGCTTTTCACAGTGAAACTGTTTAAAGCATTGGCATAATTATAAAACAACAATGCTTTAACGTTATTTACCAATGAATAGTACATTTTATAAACAAATGCTTAAAAAAGAAATAAAATATTCTTTAAAAAATTATTTTATTTTTTTTGTTTTAAATAAAAAAATAGCTATTTCAGCTTAAACAAAGCAAAATCTTATGAAAAACACCCTGCTTTTTTAGTTACTATCGCATTGTTTATTTCTTGCAACAAAGACGACCAAGCTCCGCAACCAACACCGGAACCTACCGAAATAGATAAGCTGCCACCTGCAACACAAACAGGAGCCAACAAAGTAGGCTGTTTGCTAAACGGTAAAGCTTTTTTACCTGAAGGACAATTACCTTCCAGTAGTAATCCTTATTGTGCATATTATCACGATGCCTTTGTTTTAGTTTTTAGGATTGTTAAAAATGAGGATAATATTACAGGAAACGGAACGGAATCTATTGGTGTATATAGCACTGATATAATTTTGGAAGAAAATAACACTTATAGTTTGAAAATGGACAATACAAACCATTTTGGCGTGTACAGTATTATCAGTAGAACTAATTCCCAAAGTTATGAAACGAATGAAGACCATACAGGTGAACTACATATAACCAAATTAGATAAAGAAAAAAATATTATATCAGGCACGTTTTGGTTTGATGCCGTAAACGAACAAGGTAAAAAAGTAGAAATCCGTGAGGGACGTTTTGATATGGTATTTGAAGGCTGGGCAGGAAAAGTTTAATAACAAAATAATAAATTATTATGAAAAAAATATTTTTACTATTTGCAGTAGCTATACTGATGATAGCCTGCAACAAAGATGACGAAGCTCCGCAACCAACACCGGAACCTACCGAAATAGAAAAGCTGCCACCTGCAACACAAACAGGAGCCAACAAAGTAGGCTGTTTGCTAAACGGTAAAGCTTTTTTGCCAAGTGGCACTAATCCCACAGGTGGTAATCCAAATCCTTATTGTGCTTATTATCACGACAATTTTGTATTAGCCTTCTCTATTGTAAAGAATGAAAATAACACTTCAATGTTAGGTTCTGAAACTATCGCGCTTTATAACAGCGATATAATTTTAGAAGAAGGGAGAACATATTTATTAAAGGTGTCAGCAAGTAATCACTCTGCTGTTTATACACATTACAATAATATAGTTAATCCTGACAGTTATGAAACTACTGAAAATCATACGGGCGAACTCCATATTACCAAATTAGATAAAGAAAAAAATATTATATCGGGCACGTTTTGGTTTGATGCCGTAAACGAACAAGGTAAAAAAGTAGAAATCCGCGACGGGCGTTTTGATATGGTATTTGAAGGCTGGGCGGGAAAAGTTTAATAACAAAATAATAAATTATTATGAAAAAAATATTTTTACTATTTGCAGTAGCTCTATTGATTATAGCCTGCAATAAAGACGACGAAGCTCCACAACCAACACCGGAACCTACCGAAATAGAAAAGCTGCCACCTGCAACGCAAACAGGAGCCAACAAAGTAGGCTGTTTGCTAAACGGTAAAGCTTTTTTGCCAAGTGGCACTAATCCCACAGGTGGTAATCCAAATCCTTATTGTGCATATTATCACGATGCTTTTGTTTTGTCTTTTTCTATTGTAAGAAATGAAAATAATACCTCTATGGAAGGAACTGAATCCATAGCTATTCATAGCAGTAATGTAATTTTAGAAGAAAGTAAAACATATTCATTAAAAATTAATGATCAAAGAGCAGGATATTTAATAACAAAAAGATCGCCTAAATCAGATAGATACGACACTACCGAAGAGCAAGTAGGCGAATTTCATATAACCAAATTGGATAAAGAAAAAAATATTATATCGGGCACGTTTTGGTTTGATGCCGTAAACGAACAAGGTAAAAAAGTTGAAATCCGCGAGGGGCGTTTTGATATGGTATTTGAAGGCTGGGCGGGAAAAGTTTAATAACAAAATAATAAATTATTATGAAAAAAATATTTTTACTATTTGCAGTAGCTCTATTGATGATAGCCTGCAATAAAGACGATGAAGCTCCGCAACCAACACCGGAACCTACCGAAATAGAAAAGCTGCCACCTGCAACACAAACAGGAGCCAATAAAGTAGGCTGTTTACTAAACGGTAGAGCTTTTTTGCCCGTTGGGCAGTCAGGTGGTAGCAACCCTTACTGTGGATATTATCACGATGCTTTTTCTTTAGTATTCAGAATAACTAAAAATGAGGATAATATTACCGGAAATGGTACAGAATCAGTGGCTGTGTATAGTTCGGATATTATTCTTGAAGAAGGAATGATATATGTTCTACGTGCTGACAATAGTAATCATTCTGGTGCATATAGAATCAATAGGATAAATAACTTTCAGAGTTTTGAAACTAATACAGAATACACTGGAGAACTTCATATTACCAAATTGGATAAAGAAAAAAATATTATATCTGGTACGTTTTGGTTTGATGCCGTAAACGAACAAGGAAAGAAAGTAGAAATCCGCGAGGGACGTTTTGATATGGTATTTGAAGGCTGGGCAGGATAATATACCGTTAAACTAAATCAGCAATAAAACCAAGTGTTATAAATATAAAACGTTGATTTAAAAAAAATTTTTTATTAAAGTTTTGATTTTTAGTTATTTTTTTACTAATTTACGTTTCAAATTAAAACTACTTTTATGAAAAAACTACTATTTATATTAGCAACCATTGCTTTCTTTGTTTCTTGCAACAAAGACGACCAAGCACCACAACCAGAACCGCAAATAGCCGAAATAGACAAGCTGCCACCACCTACCCAAACCGGAGCCAATAAAATTGGTTGTTTGGTTAACGGTAAGGCTTTTTTACCTAAAGGGCAACTAACTGGTAGTAGCAACCCCTACTGTGGGTATTACCATGATAAACTTTCTTTAGTTTTCAGTATTGTAAAGAATGAAGAAAATATAACAGGTAATGGAACCGAATCAATTGCCTTATATAGTTCTAATGTAATTTTAGAAGAAAATACAAAATACAAAATACAAAATAGCAGTAGCAATCAGTCAGCAATTTATGAT is from Paenimyroides aestuarii and encodes:
- a CDS encoding DUF6252 family protein → MFISCNKDDQAPQPTPEPTEIDKLPPATQTGANKVGCLLNGKAFLPEGQLPSSSNPYCAYYHDAFVLVFRIVKNEDNITGNGTESIGVYSTDIILEENNTYSLKMDNTNHFGVYSIISRTNSQSYETNEDHTGELHITKLDKEKNIISGTFWFDAVNEQGKKVEIREGRFDMVFEGWAGKV
- a CDS encoding DUF6252 family protein, with the translated sequence MKKIFLLFAVAILMIACNKDDEAPQPTPEPTEIEKLPPATQTGANKVGCLLNGKAFLPSGTNPTGGNPNPYCAYYHDNFVLAFSIVKNENNTSMLGSETIALYNSDIILEEGRTYLLKVSASNHSAVYTHYNNIVNPDSYETTENHTGELHITKLDKEKNIISGTFWFDAVNEQGKKVEIRDGRFDMVFEGWAGKV
- a CDS encoding DUF6252 family protein; protein product: MKKIFLLFAVALLIIACNKDDEAPQPTPEPTEIEKLPPATQTGANKVGCLLNGKAFLPSGTNPTGGNPNPYCAYYHDAFVLSFSIVRNENNTSMEGTESIAIHSSNVILEESKTYSLKINDQRAGYLITKRSPKSDRYDTTEEQVGEFHITKLDKEKNIISGTFWFDAVNEQGKKVEIREGRFDMVFEGWAGKV
- a CDS encoding DUF6252 family protein yields the protein MIACNKDDEAPQPTPEPTEIEKLPPATQTGANKVGCLLNGRAFLPVGQSGGSNPYCGYYHDAFSLVFRITKNEDNITGNGTESVAVYSSDIILEEGMIYVLRADNSNHSGAYRINRINNFQSFETNTEYTGELHITKLDKEKNIISGTFWFDAVNEQGKKVEIREGRFDMVFEGWAG
- a CDS encoding DUF6252 family protein, producing the protein MKKLLFILATIAFFVSCNKDDQAPQPEPQIAEIDKLPPPTQTGANKIGCLVNGKAFLPKGQLTGSSNPYCGYYHDKLSLVFSIVKNEENITGNGTESIALYSSNVILEENTKYKIQNSSSNQSAIYDITNFPNFDTYETTNEINGELHITKLDKEKNIISGTFWFDAVNEQGKKVEIREGRFDMVFEGWAGKV